AGGGCTACCGCCGCGACGGCCAAGTGCGGGCGCCGTATGGCATCGACACGGTGCTGTTCTGGAAACCCCTCGCCGCGGACGGCAGCGCGCCCGATTCGCAACGCAAGCGCTTCTGCAACTGCAGTTCCGCCTGAGCGGCCGCCTGCGGCCTGTCTTTCAGCCGAGCCGGCCCCGCTGCAGTGCGCCCGTCTCGCGGCGGATCGCCATCAGCATGCCGCAACCCAACCCCAGTGTCATCATGGCCGTGCCGCCATAGCTGATGAACGGCAGCGGTACGCCGACGACGGGGAAGATACCGCTGACCATGCCGATATTAATGAAGGCGTAGGTGAACAGGATCATCGTCAAGGCGCCGCCCAGCAGGCGCGAAAACGGCGTCGCCGCTTGCGCCGTGATTTGCAGGCCGCGCAGGATGAGCAGGAAATACAGCACCAGCAGCGCGATATTGCCGGCCAGGCCGAATTCCTCGGCAAACACGGAAAAGATGAAATCCGTCGAACGCTCCGGCAGGAAGCCCAGGTGCCCCTGCGTGCCCTCCAGCCAGCCCTTGCCCGACACGCCGCCGGCACCGATGGCGATGCCGGCCTGCTTGATCTGGAAGCCCTTGCCGAGTGGGTCGGCCTCCGGGTGCAGCAGCGTCAGCACGCGCTGGCGCTGGTAGTCGTGCAGCAGCGGCCACGACAGGGGAATCGCGGCGACCCCGGCCACGGCAAGCCCCAGCAGCGCGCGCCAAGAGAGGCCGGCCAGCACGATCACGTAAGCCCCTGCCGCCAGCACCAGCAGGGCGGTGCCCAGGTCGGGCTGCTTCATGATCAGGCCGACGGGAATGGCCAGCAGCACGGCCGCCGCGGCAAACGCCTGCACGCGCGGCGTCCCCCGGTAATGATGGAAGAACCAGGCCAGCATCAGCGGCATGGCGATCTTCATGATCTCGGACGGCTGGAAATCGAACCCCACGGACAACCAGCGCGTCGCCCCCTTCTTGCTGACGCCGGCAAACTGCACGGCCAGCAGCAGCAACACGCCGATGCCATACACCGCCGGCGCGTAGCGCATCAGCTGGCGCGGCGGCACGTTGGCGGCCAGCCACAGCACGCCGAGCGCGATGCCGACATTGCGCAGCTGGGCGGCGAAGCGCCCGGGAAAGTCGGCAGCCGCCGAATACACGGTGACGAGGCCCGTCGCCAGCAGCAATCCGATGCACAGCAGCAGCGGCACGTC
This is a stretch of genomic DNA from Pseudoduganella chitinolytica. It encodes these proteins:
- the rodA gene encoding rod shape-determining protein RodA, giving the protein MTRTGLWPRLRPYVAVDVPLLLCIGLLLATGLVTVYSAAADFPGRFAAQLRNVGIALGVLWLAANVPPRQLMRYAPAVYGIGVLLLLAVQFAGVSKKGATRWLSVGFDFQPSEIMKIAMPLMLAWFFHHYRGTPRVQAFAAAAVLLAIPVGLIMKQPDLGTALLVLAAGAYVIVLAGLSWRALLGLAVAGVAAIPLSWPLLHDYQRQRVLTLLHPEADPLGKGFQIKQAGIAIGAGGVSGKGWLEGTQGHLGFLPERSTDFIFSVFAEEFGLAGNIALLVLYFLLILRGLQITAQAATPFSRLLGGALTMILFTYAFINIGMVSGIFPVVGVPLPFISYGGTAMMTLGLGCGMLMAIRRETGALQRGRLG